tttgtgataaatattttttgtattggcATCATATAATGCTTTACCAAAATCTTTCCATAAAGTGATTTATGGGTATGTTTGGAACAAAGGGATTCCAACCAcctcccctctcctctccctccaTTCAAATATAAGGTATGACTTGTTGAGTCGGAGAAACATAAAGGATGTCATTATGACATCAAATAATGTGttatccatctcaaaaaaattattagactAATATATGACATTGAAATTTCAATTAAGACTTACCATGACAAAGGGTGTTGCCTCAAAATCCTAATATGTCACCCTCACAAAGAGTTTTCATAAGGTAATTGGAATTCCGTCACAAATTGTATCTCTTATGGGCTTACAGCACACGACACCACCTTAGCAACCTAAAAAGTTTGCCATTGAGCTATAAGAATTTGATCCTTTCAAATCCTtattgtgggttttattttttacccaaaaaaaacaaaaaaaaaaaaaaaacaaacaaacaaacttacTTGTATCTATTAAATCCCATTGTATCTATATCtattgtgtgtatatatataaacatttatATATGAGTATGACCTTGGAAGATGGTCGATCGATGGACATCATTTGGTAACATTTTCAGGCCCATCACCATCTCCATCTCTATtatattaattcaaataaatgGGCATGGTGCTCTTGGCCCATATACTTTCCTTTCGGCATACAGAAAATATCTTGCTTTTAGAGcgttaaaaataaaaccttgaTTTGAGTAAAATTAAGAAAACCAACAATAAGTCCACTGCATTGTTTATTCTCTTCTATCAAATATTTGCATACTTTATGGTGTGCCAataagtgtgtgtatatatatataggatccGGTTAATGTGTGTCCATATTAAGCCATCCATTTTTTGGAACATTTTttcgaaaattaaaaaagttgtcaatacattttcaattcccaagaaattttttctaaaaatggttaattattgtgtgccctaagggcacacattagcaaaatccatgtatatatatatattgtttgtacGTATGGAGTGTGAGTTCCCCTATTTGTAAGACATCCAAATCCAATACATAAAATGTAGAATATACTAATTTTCAAAGAACAATCGAAAGTTATAAGGATAATTtcagaaattaattaattacccaactACTTTAATTTTGACAACTCACTTGTTTTCAAAAGCTAATTAACGGCCTTCTTATAAGTTTTCTTTAGTTTTGTCaagtatattaaaaaacatattgttttgttttttgtccctttaaatttcttttgaaaagtatatataaagttaaaagAATGTAAAAGTTGAGACTTGGATGGAATTGGTCAAGCAATGCAGGTGAAGTCAAAACTCAGAAGTCGTCGTCCCTTGttgaaattaagaaagaaaagagctCGTGTTGAGAAAGTGGAAATGCAGTTAGACGTCTTTGTCGACTTTAGACGAATTCACACACTCTCTGGAAGTTCAGAGCTACGACAATCTAAACCGTGTTGCACACTACTTGTTGGTCAATTAATTGTGTTCCATGAAATTAAAACTTCCAATAATGTCAAATATTTAGAACAGTCCTAATATCTCTTTCATTGATTGGATCCCATCTATTTCTTATAAATCACATCTTATCTATACATGGAAATTTTTATATCCACATTTATAAAGTTGTACTAGTGTACGCATGTATCTGAAGTGAAGTCAATGCAGTAAAATTGAAGAAACGAAAAATGAAGACAAAGTCAACACCGAACCCCAAATAGGCAAAACACTGGGCATGAACATCAAGGATCAGTGCACAATTCAGGAATTAACAAAGAGGCTGATGTGAAATTTGATtattagagggaaaaaaaaaaaaaaaaaaaagtaaggtaCATGTTGCTGTATTCAGCAAAATTAAGAAAGGTACTTGTTGCTGTAATGGCATTAGGATACAGATTACAGACAAACACTAAAACAAGAAAATGCTAATGATTGATTAAATGCATGCAAAAGCATAGAATTACACGTTGCAAAAGGAGAAATGGTACTAATTAATgtgttaaaaaagaaatcaagagCTCCGAACGAGAACGCCACGCATCATATCCTTGAATTCAAAGAAATCAACCCGGCCGTCTTGATTGCGATCAACGGAGAAGATCATCTTCTCAACTCTACCAATCTCGTTCCCTTCCGAGAATCCAAGCTTCCGCAAAACTATTTGCAATTCTTTAGCGGATATATAACCATCTCCGTCCTCATCAAACACCTTGAAAGCCTCTGACAGGTCCGAATCCTCCTGAGACATAGTCTGATGATTATTTATCTTCTGATCTTCCTCGGCCCCGACATGATTGACCATGTGGTCGTCGCATACAAAGTAGGTTTCATCTAAGGATTGGTGCAATGAGATGAAATCTTCAAATCTAAGACCTTTGTTGCCCGGTTGAATGAAGGAAATGATGGTGAATTCAAGCTCGGAGAGGTCGGTTTCTAAGCCAAGACGGTTGAGGGCACTGCTAAGCTCATCAACGGTGATGAAGCCATCGTTGTTCTTGTCAAAGAGATCGAAAATGCGGCGGAGACGGAGGGTATTAAGACTATCGCAGCGGAGGCGAAAGGAGGAGGTCTTCCTGGTGAGTCTGCCTTTGGAAGGTGGAGTTGTGCCTGCTGTTTCCATGGCTTAATTATTAATTGTGGAATGGGGCAGGCGCAGCAGTCACGCACACCCACACGCACGAAAGGAGGGGAAGAATGATAAGAGAAGGAAACGAATTTGAGCTAGTGTTTGTTTCTTTAAGgagaggtggtggtggtggagctAGCCTAAGGTGCTCTAGCTATATAATATGGGAACATGCGCGTTTAGCGGCCAACGGGGTTGTTTCTTAATTTGGTTGCAGACCATTTctgatatgtatatatgtatttcATATCCAGTTGTTATTGGTAATCACACAAATACGACCACCACTAATTAGTATAATAAACTACGACAACTAGTCATCCATTGCTTTTGAAAACTAAACTAGTTGAATTGTCCAAGTCCAACACCTCACCTCACCTGTTACGTTTTATTTTGCTCTCTGTCTTGTTCCACCTCCATTGCTTCTAGAGAGAGAATTATGCCTAGACCTGGTAAGTAGGACGGTTCAATAAAGTTCAACTCAAACAGAAAAGGATCCATTCAACCTGTAATTAatgatttgtatttttaattttcactttaccaaaagattattattattttttaaattccgtatatctttttttctttttctttttcttttttttgacgACCcgtatttctttttctttcaatgcAAATGCAACAACAAAACgcttaaagataaaagttaaatttagtctatagtttgaaaattaaaatttatagtcTAATAAttacacaaaagaagaaaagaaaatgcgtaaaaatattatacataaagagtctatttggataccgtttattgctgaaaattgaaaactgaaaactgaaaaaactgtaacaaaataatttttaaatgtgtggaTAGCACCGTGGAATccagttttaatgaaaattttgctgaaaaaagtacttgcgagtcccgtgaacagtacatGGGACCCACCATCCAAAAATGCATTGCTAAAAACGCGCAAAACACGCTTCCCAAATGGGCACGAAATATACACTAGGATATGCCTATTGTAAATGCTAGAATGTGTAAACTAATTAAACTATAAGGCTTGGCACCTgatataattttaattcaattttgtaaaaaattctCCTCCTCCACTATgtaactactaaaaaaaaaaaaaaactaatttctcaaaaaaaaaaaaactataaaaaaaactaaaataaataaaaacctatagGATTTAGTCTATTTACACCATAGGCAATAACTATAGTGTCTaaaataaagatttttaaaataaatgaataaatataaattaacttCTTTAACCCGAAACAATTAAGAACCATTATTTCCTGTTATTGCTAAAAAATAGCATGGTCCATCCCATATATATAACTCCATCATTACGACCTTATAAggattttttatgttattattattgtcaaATGAATcctatcaaccaaaaaaaaaagttattgtcaaaTCAATGGTGTAAATCCTCtactttttaaaacaaaaacacacacactcacactcaAGGAAGAGGCAATGTGGTTCTAACTTCTAATAAAAAGGCATTTCATAAACTCTACTTAAAAGTTATAGTAACTTTTAAAGGAGTATGAGACAAGTTATGCTACACACAATacatcataatttaaaatattcacagtatatatatttatgtccATTATCACAATTCCAAGATAACTGTGTAACACCATAAGGGCACCCATTATCAAGATCACTTGTTTCATTTATACCCCGTAAATTTTCTCCATATACAAATCAATGATAATGAATAATTATGGCTAATTTGTGTGGGaattgtgaaatttgagaagagaattttttttaaacctgagatagaattctactctaacttaatgtAAGTGTATGTATGTAAGTTTCCTTCTAAACACTTTGAACCCCAGCccttccccctcccccccccccccccactccCCTCCCGCACcctacaaagtacaaacacttatacttatggacAAGGATAGACCCAGGATTTCAACCTAGCGGGGATCggagtataagaaaaaaaaaattccaaataggcatccatatagtattaacaaattataaatatgcaaaatcgttatttcttaattcattaaaatgcaatcatctaccaataaagacaaaaaacaaaaaacaaaaaaacaaaacaatgtttaaaaaaaaaaaaaactaggctAGCTAGGATTTTTATTCGAGTCcaaatttggtaaggatgggGTGTGAAACCCATGTTTTACACCATCTAATAAGAGATTGTCATATTAGCATTTTacataaaattcaatacatcctacTATACCTAATAACATTTCAATAAACTCCTAATTTAGTtagatttatatatgggtattagaattgattaggTGTAGTTGtacttattcttaaatatgtgataagatgatgtaGTATGTTGAGATTGAAGGGTAAAACATAagttttacaccacatccttacagaatttaatctctttttattttattttaagttagagcattcataatagtggtgctaaaaaatttagattttagcacctcaaatagctaatttttcttttttaccacctcactttacaatactcctaacatcaaatgttctattttttaccatttcatttaaaataatataaacagctcattaaaataataaagaaagagagagaatttgagtttttttaattaaaggtagagagataatcttaataaaatattgtattttatttttaataacttattataatCAATTGGTATTTATACCAGTTGTAGGTGTGATAAGCCTAgtaatatatatctatatatatgttgggCCAGGGGCCTAGTCCAAGGATGGATAAACTGCCATGGGAGTCCATATTAGTGAATGAAGAGATGGGGTTTAGTCATAAGAGTCCAAGAAGGTGGTCTAAGGAGTAATGCCTCCACAGCTGAGCAAAGCAGAGGTCCGAAGGTGTAGTCGACCATCCAGGGCAACGTTCCGAGTgattctattgataaggatacATATCATAAAAGCACAAGACAGAGGGAAGccatgaaatatctaagagaaagctgctaccatcgcattgaatactctgtagctaactctctggcctcattaatgaggaagtgatatctgaacagtaattttcagccttacagctactcccaaagacttcaagaaggtACTGATGGGACAAGAATCAACACCAGTGatctaatctacacgtggagggtggagatgaaagaaagaagatagtataaaatagaaagaagacccTGAGGGAAAAAGATCGAGAATTAAGAGAGAAATATTGTAGGAATAAGAACTAAACTaatctcctcggattgtgccgaggacaaCTTTCTTTACATAAAACTAGTCTATCTTTACTTTCTTGTCATCTGGATCCATTATAATTGTTACCCAACTCATTAAAGTCTAGTTttctaacccactctctacaaatttattgtaatgggctctttgggcctagaTCCTTTTACCTTTTAGGCTTAGAAACCAAATTGTGGCCTTACACCAGTTtactgtagttgcaaaaaatttagttttggtttctccaataacacatgattttttggtcCTCtggtgatatttttttttttttttgtggctaaaatacaatcaacattgtaaatgtttttattatttttgttaagtttttgagttgGACAGCTGTTAGTTAGAGGGAGCCTAAGGTTTTAGAACGGGAGCAACTAcaaaaattatgcatataatttgtaaaaaaaataaaaaataaaaaaattggacctAAGGGGCCCGAGCCCCCTTGGGCTCCTACTGGGTCCGTCTTtgcttgtggagtgaccatcacactaAAGATGTGCGGTGGTTGAGATTCTTGAGAAGAGATGCTATATGGTTGGTAGGTAGAAATGGGTAGCCCAATACTCATGGCAtgtgtttaattaattttccatgttttcttttcctttaaaatCTTAACCTTATTTAGTTCATATCCAACTTCCAATGCAAATTAAGTTAAAGATAACAATTAACTTTTAAGCTTTTGGTATGCACATTTAAGACGTaattaaattctattttatgagagattaataaattttaaaggtGCTAAAGGACTACTACATCTTTATCTTTAATATATACTAGGAGTAATCCATTAAACCAAGAGAAATATTATGtccacaacacttttacaaataaatcctaaataACAAGTTGTTACTAactgttattggtgggtaaaaaattaattaagtgatATGTTCAAATTAGAAATAGTAATAACTTACTACCattgatttgttgtgaaattgttttcAACGTAATACTTCTCTTAAACTAAACTAGTTACCAAGAAgccaaaaattttataactcaactggGCTAGTATCTTCTAGTATTTCTAAGACATTCAAAATCCCCCCCCCCTCCCAGTTGTAACAATAGAATTATAAagggaaaattacattttaccacccTAAATTACACTCCAGATTACACTTTACACCTTAAACTTTTCGAATGCACATTTTGTACCATAAACTATGGcatttgttacactttgcaccccagagttaaattttctattatgtTGGATGAAAAACTCAATCACGTGACTAGCACATGACTATTGCTTAAGTAATACCAAGGCAAAAGACCTAAATGCCCTCTTCCAAGTCCAAACTCAAAAGTCCCTCACATCTTTTACACAGTCTGGTCTTAAGTAGTCCCTCTCACCCATGACTTGGTGTTTTAGGCTTCTTGCATGCACATTTTGTACCCTAAACTATGGcatttgttacactttgcaccccaaaGTTAAATTTTCCGTTATATTGGATGCAAAACTCAATCACATGACTAGCACATGAATATTGCTTAAGTAACACCAAGTCAAAAGACTTAATGCCCTCTTCCAAGTCCAAACTCAAAAGTCCCTCACATCTTTTACACAACCTGGTCTCAGGTAGTCTCTCTCACCCGTAACTTGGTGTTTTGGGCCTTTTGCATGCACAGATTGGCAGAGATGGAAGATGGTATAGTGGCTGGGTTGCAAATGGTAGTGGTTGATGGTGGTTGGGTCGGATTTAGGTTTTGTCACAATTCAAATCTGATTTGGGTTTTACTTGGGTCTCGATTCAGATCCGGTTTAGGTTTTGGTTGTGTATGatttagctctctctctctctctcacggcAGATCTTGGTGATGGATTGGTTGAGATTTGTGTTTGTGGATCTTGTATGGGTCGATCCGAATTTGTGTTTCTGATTGTTTATCCTTAtgaatttgtgtttgtgatctAGTTTTTGCTTGTGAGACGGCAGGCAGTGTGTGGGTTTTGATTACGAATCTCATGCCTGAAAATTGGTGGCTATGCAACGATGTGTGTGGCCAAAAACGATGGAAGAGTTTTGTAACGCCCCAAAATCATAGgcaataaaagtctatttaatatgaataatccataaaaaatattaaataaaagaaactagaAACCTTGAATCTAATTACaaaagtcagagctctaattcaccaaatacaaaacatcctcaaaaattattctccaatacaaagtttaatgtcataaaataataataaaatcctcagttccacaaaaataatttgtaacttctgtctcccaagaatctctactccagTAATCCACCTAATGTATCTGTAATGGGAaataaagggggggggggtgagataactcaataagtggaattcactaacattgggtgtgggaacaaacctttcaaataaataattctttcaacagATTCACAATTTATAACTCACCAATATTTTGTCATCAACTATttcatgtaaaaaaataatatctttatattgtgagccatcataatatatatatattgataccaCCACATAAACAATTCCCTAGGCTTTTCTCGTGGTCAACGTTTACGCCCCGTTGACAGGGTTGTGCTGTCCCCTTTTTGGGACTGGAACCTCCTTTCATCCCATTTCTCAAGGatggctcctttggaacctaaaggtacactcccttgctaaggagcttccttttggatcctcaatagtatgctcccttgctaaggagctatcaaatgtgcactgtccccttttgggaccgtcccttgctaaggactagctgcagcatgattgtcccttgctaaggactaaatatcatactgagcttctaatcacgacttgccataggttttcaaaacatgttcaatatgctcacaaaataatccattcatacttctcaaaatataaagacatattcacacataca
The sequence above is drawn from the Quercus robur chromosome 7, dhQueRobu3.1, whole genome shotgun sequence genome and encodes:
- the LOC126692606 gene encoding calcium-binding allergen Bet v 3-like, which encodes METAGTTPPSKGRLTRKTSSFRLRCDSLNTLRLRRIFDLFDKNNDGFITVDELSSALNRLGLETDLSELEFTIISFIQPGNKGLRFEDFISLHQSLDETYFVCDDHMVNHVGAEEDQKINNHQTMSQEDSDLSEAFKVFDEDGDGYISAKELQIVLRKLGFSEGNEIGRVEKMIFSVDRNQDGRVDFFEFKDMMRGVLVRSS